The genome window tcaaaaacaaatttgaaaTGCAGTAGTCAGGAGATTGGCATcctaaataaaggaaaacacacgtgggaagcaaagcagaaatctgaaagTGAGCAAACTGAGACAAAACCAAGCATAGTGACTAATTTGCATAGTTCTGAGAGAGCCTTTGAAAGCACTGgtgaaagcagaacaaacagggaagggaagaggttGGATCAAAAGGAAACGTGTGTGTTTGTCAGCTGTGAAAGCCCTGCAGCTtcctcagaaaaggaaaacagcatcgTAAGAGGTAGTGTTAAAAAACACATCAGTTTGTTCACGTCAGAAAATCCCAATCCCTCTGGAGATACAGAGACTCTCCCATCGGCTGCTGAGAGGGAGAACAAATGCATGAATATCCAGCAGAGAATCAAAGAACTGACAACAGAAAGCACCGATGCTAAGCCGGGAAGTCTTCGCAGATCGCTCCAATCGCGACCGCTTTCTGCAGACTTGACAAAGATGTAGGTTTCAGAAACATGCTGCTTAATTCTTTTGACTTCATTGAGTTCCATagctcaaggtcaggctggtccaggctctgagcaacgtGTTCTGGATGTCCCTGTACACGTTGCAggcagtgggaccagatggccttggAGGATCCCTTCCAGCACTGGGATGGAAATATGGACAATAAATATTAACATCCTCGTGCCTCAGTTATagcatttttccccattttgcaTTATCATGCATCTCAAAAATCTTATGGTATGCAATAAGCTACATTACTCTCTGAAAAGTTGTTAGTCCTTTGGTCTAGATGCAGTAAAACCACTGAATACCATTAGCTGTGACACGAAATAGCCATGTTTCCTCTCTAAGAAATACTTTCTGGGTGATTTCTTTTTGGGATAAGATGACGTATCATCTGTGTGCTTTGGTAGAAAGTGTAAATGTTAACTAATTGGATCTGAAAGAACTGAATGGAACCTTTTGTCTTAGGTTTTCAAGTCCAACATCATCAACCAGTGAAGCGAAGCCtgagaaagctgctgaagtTAGGAACAGCTCTGGGAGTGAAACACAAGAACATCAAAAAGTAAGGAAATGGCATCAGCCAGTGTAGCCTCCTGTTAAGCTTGCCTTTGGAGTGCAAAGAGCCCTATACTCTGCAGCCCATGCATCTTTACTAGTCAGTGACTTTAAAATGGGCATCAGGAGTATTAAGAATGGCATAATCCTAATAGGTTTACTTGTGTAAGTCTATCTTTGGACACTGGATGGGGATGCGCTGCTGAAGTATGGGAGGATGGTGTTGAGCTTTTACAAAGTCAAACGTGCGTGCTGTTAAAGGCATGCAGTGGTATAAAGTGAAACATATTGTGTACTACTTTAATGGAACTTTTAGTGTATGTAGGCCACAGCTGTTGTGGCTCCATGTAGCAATTagccttcattttctgtaaggATAGCACGAGCGTGCCAAATTTCCACATCTGAGTCACAATTCCTTATTACAGGCTGTGTGTTTCTTATCAGTCTCCTGAATAATGTTTAGTTTAGCAGTTTTGACCATTGAATACTGTACAGATAGCACTGTGCTATTAAAGCTGTTTGGCTGTCCTTGTTTCTAAGGAACACTTTGGCATTTCAGAACAACTTCTCTGCTGACACTTCATAGCACTGGAGATTTAATGTTGTTTTGAGGATATTTCTTGTGAGTTCCCGtggctgtgtgttttttttcctatgtaggTTTAAGACAGGAGTGTGTGTGATAGAGAAACTCGCAGCTCAATTAAAAAATCTTTATagattaatttccttttaaaggagATAAATTCACTTTAAAAGGAAAGTCTTCCACTAATGGAAGCACTGTTTTCAGAGAATTAGACAATAAAGTAGGATTAAAAACATTCCCTTGCTCTGCCTGGAGGAGTATAGGtcaaatttaaaaatcattctCAATTTCTTCAGCatgtgttgtttgcttttttttaaagacccTTAAGTCAGTTCCAAGTGTTGTAATTTTTGACTGGAAAAATGATTGAACTTGAAAAATGATAGGATGAGGTGGCAATGGGGTAATTCAGGCTGGTGCCACACACTGCTGCTTAGATTACTGGTGTCTCCATGGGTTTTGTGTTTAGAGAAGAGGGATGTGGTTAACTTGCCCAGGCTGGGTAGTGAGAGTGAGTAAATGTTTTATCTAAAGGTGTGTAACAGTCATAActgatgtgttttttcttgttccagACCACGCTTGCTCATAGTGGAGATGCCACTGAAGCTCACGCTGCTGGGAACCCTTGGAAATCCCGGCAGGTTTTAAAAATTACCAACAGAACAGATCAGACAGAGACAAAGGGAAGCTTCCCTGGAGACAGCCAACGCTTTTCTCAGCAAAGTGAAAATCCCGTCTCGTTCACAAGCAGCTTTGAAAAAAGATTAAAACCAACCAATGCGACGGAAAAAACCTGCATTAAAACTGTCCGAGCCACCATGTTTGACCATAACGTTCAGAGGCACAATGTTGCTGATGATcttcctgcaactgcttcgCCGTTGAAAATGAGTGGTGAGCTCGAAGCAAAGCCTGATGTGGTGACTTTGGGGCATACCAGGCGTTCGTGGGTGGGAGAAGCTTTTCCAAGCAAGTCTGCTGCTAGGGATCCTAATGATTTCTTCTCCAGTGAATGCACTTTATCTGAACGAAAAAAAGACTTGGATAAAACTGAAACTGATGCAGTATTAATAGCTGAGAAAACACCTTACTCTACAAACAGAAGTAAATGCTCTGgaataaatgagaaaacaagcaagctacatgctgaaattaaaacagacaGGAGTGAAGACTCTTCCACTGATGAAACAGGGAGGTCTAATCTGGTGAAATGCTCTTCTGAGAAAAGGAGTTTTAGGCAAGGAGGAATAGACTATGAATTTGGACCCAGCTTTGGTCACGAAGTTATCTCAACCAGTGTGAAAAAACAGCAGGTCCATTCATCTTCGGTGCTTCTAAGTGGGCAACTATGTAAATCTTCCAGTAGCCTCCATCCTGATGTGAAAGAGGAATCTAGAGCTTTTGCTTTGGGGAGAAGTCTAGACTCAAACTGCAAAGACCAAGCCTTTGGTTTACGTAGTAAGGCTcctgaaaacagagagaaaatcagagTGATAGACCCAGAAGAAAAGGTCAGGAGAACTAAAAGTAGCATATCTGACTTGAAGACTTCTGAAAGGTGGAGAAGGAAAACCTTGCCTCATGATTCTGTCAAGGCAGAAGAAATCAGCTGGCTCACGCCTGAAAATACAAAGAGGCTGAGCTGGACAGATTCATTGCAATTGGAAGAAAATTcacttaaaaagagaaatatcaaAGAGCGGATGGAGGGAAATGAGGCAAACCAAACTGCTCCTGGCAGTTCTGATGAGCACTTGAAAAGTCAGAGTTCTGCCTTTGAACCAAAGGCAACGTATTTTGCAGTGACTTATCAAATTCCCAGtatcaaaaaagagaaaagctttgtTGGTACTGCTAGCACAATAAGTAGTAAAATTTCTAGCTCAAGTGAGGGGGGAGCAGTTAATCTGGGTCCTGATTTTTCTGGTAGGTCCAAACCAGATAAAAGCATAACGAGTACGGACTGTAGAGAAGAGTCACGAGAAGTGTATATTAAAAAGGATTGGGTTAAAGGGGAGGACAAAGATAATGCTTCTTCCAAAAACATTGCATCTGGTAGTTTTCATGTATCTGGGAAAGATAACCAGAAGTGTTATGAAAAAGGTCTGGATCAATCTAAAGAGAAAATCATAGATGTTGATGCTTTTCTGTTAAAACAGGAACGGGAAAATGCGGCTCAGAGTGATCTCAAAGGTAGCAGAGGAAAGGTCTCCTCTTACCACGAACCCCGATCCTCCCTGCATTTTGCACAGCTGCACAAAGATGGTGAGGCAGTcacacagaagagcagtgaaagCAGCTATGGTGTATCAGGAAGGAAGGCTGAGGATGCTTACAGGCCCCAGGTTCTTGATATTGATGCCCTTATGGCAGAATACAAAGAAGAATCAGTGAAGGGCAGTAGTATTCAAGACAAGGTCTCTGAGGAGCATAGTTTATTTGGTAGGAACAAatcaaagaacaaaaggaaCGTGTCAGACAGGGTGACTTCTTCCTATACCTGGAAAGAGTGGAAGGGATCAGATCACCATGCTGTTAGTAACAAACAGGGCGAGTGTGCGGAGGAATACCATAGGCCAGAGAAATTGGTTCCAACTgaaaagagcaaagagaaattGGATTCCCATGGCCCCGAGGCTGATAAACAGAAATCCAAAGACAGAAAGTTATTCTCTCCTTCCTGGGAAAATCCCAGCTGCTTGTTTCCAGATAAGTTTGCCAATTCTCCTGTGGAGttcactgcaaagaaaacattcatCATTGATGATGATCAAGACATGAACTTAACTTCCAGGAACCAAAGCTCACAAGTTGTGGTTGACAAGGTACAGCCTGTACATGCCATTGGTGTGGACCAAAAATTGGAAGTTAATTTTGCTTCCAGACTGTCCATAAAGGCCAACGATGGGCTATTACAGAAGAAGGTGGTCACAAAAGAGCAGTTCTCAGAGGTGACTCTGGAAGGGGACTGGAGCAAAAACGTAGCAAGGAGCTCTGTAACGAGGGACAGAGATGATGCGAGTAAGGTGACCTGTGCCAATGACTCCTCCAACgtgaaaagtaaaacaaaagattGGAAGAGCTATACGTCTGGGTTAGGAAGTGCACCCCCAGATCTGAGACGCTCCTATTCAGAAAAGAGCCGCCCTGGTAAAGATGGCCTGGCACTCCTGCACgaagcaagaggaagaaaggaccTGTACCGCTCCAGGCAGAGCTTCCCACCCGAGAGCGTGGATAACGGGTGGAAAACCAAGGTCTCATCTCAGTCGGAATCTATCTTCCACGAGGATAAGAAGGTATTGCCAAATGGTGCCTAACTGCTTCCTgcaactgaaaaatgaaagccaggaaaacattttgttacGTCTCAGTAGAGCTTCTGGGCGTTAAGTGGGACACGCACACACCTCTCAATGGATGCAATTTCCTTTTGGTGGATTTTCTCGTGGGACCTATGTTGTACCCGACTTTGTGTTTCAAGTGCATAAATATTAATTGGTATCTGTACAGAGAGCTCGGAGGATCTATGAGAGGTG of Gallus gallus isolate bGalGal1 chromosome 15, bGalGal1.mat.broiler.GRCg7b, whole genome shotgun sequence contains these proteins:
- the KIAA1671 gene encoding uncharacterized protein KIAA1671 homolog isoform X1, whose translation is MATRVEINSTLASLTTVPDLNEIRTEDKSQRVYVSVLSDVSSKTKEPSASLMLEEKNKFGSTLRSATMPSLGSRPRLFPKPFSKDTPSDTFANVKPPITAFRSSSLIRKPSEETTSAKVSGGNVPPLVDHKAIGNESKAGSEVVTNMTYYSGHNTNTVILFETAGTEQSKVSLAQGKRAADDRRVLSTMQTKEPQCNVKQEKPSQPSPETSRSPEGSLHRQISLSSSLRPVSWNSLKAGEKKDATEDHPAEKNNTDANNMNSKVDFSLDVQQKPKPRPVSAAFLESLRDQKHRTVEASEEKSPTEKSWVRKPRPLSMDLTAKFELKDLATSKKTCSSHESKESVSVTSFTDVGSHGQSETGPKTEEMEFNKGSSSKTNLKCSSQEIGILNKGKHTWEAKQKSESEQTETKPSIVTNLHSSERAFESTGESRTNREGKRLDQKETCVFVSCESPAASSEKENSIVRGSVKKHISLFTSENPNPSGDTETLPSAAERENKCMNIQQRIKELTTESTDAKPGSLRRSLQSRPLSADLTKMFSSPTSSTSEAKPEKAAEVRNSSGSETQEHQKTTLAHSGDATEAHAAGNPWKSRQVLKITNRTDQTETKGSFPGDSQRFSQQSENPVSFTSSFEKRLKPTNATEKTCIKTVRATMFDHNVQRHNVADDLPATASPLKMSGELEAKPDVVTLGHTRRSWVGEAFPSKSAARDPNDFFSSECTLSERKKDLDKTETDAVLIAEKTPYSTNRSKCSGINEKTSKLHAEIKTDRSEDSSTDETGRSNLVKCSSEKRSFRQGGIDYEFGPSFGHEVISTSVKKQQVHSSSVLLSGQLCKSSSSLHPDVKEESRAFALGRSLDSNCKDQAFGLRSKAPENREKIRVIDPEEKVRRTKSSISDLKTSERWRRKTLPHDSVKAEEISWLTPENTKRLSWTDSLQLEENSLKKRNIKERMEGNEANQTAPGSSDEHLKSQSSAFEPKATYFAVTYQIPSIKKEKSFVGTASTISSKISSSSEGGAVNLGPDFSGRSKPDKSITSTDCREESREVYIKKDWVKGEDKDNASSKNIASGSFHVSGKDNQKCYEKGLDQSKEKIIDVDAFLLKQERENAAQSDLKGSRGKVSSYHEPRSSLHFAQLHKDGEAVTQKSSESSYGVSGRKAEDAYRPQVLDIDALMAEYKEESVKGSSIQDKVSEEHSLFGRNKSKNKRNVSDRVTSSYTWKEWKGSDHHAVSNKQGECAEEYHRPEKLVPTEKSKEKLDSHGPEADKQKSKDRKLFSPSWENPSCLFPDKFANSPVEFTAKKTFIIDDDQDMNLTSRNQSSQVVVDKVQPVHAIGVDQKLEVNFASRLSIKANDGLLQKKVVTKEQFSEVTLEGDWSKNVARSSVTRDRDDASKVTCANDSSNVKSKTKDWKSYTSGLGSAPPDLRRSYSEKSRPGKDGLALLHEARGRKDLYRSRQSFPPESVDNGWKTKVSSQSESIFHEDKKAPRKEWTKQSSEKTDGREFSFVSTQRRSHSFFYKDRRAESITDQLKQCFTRQPPEAKDTDTLVQEPDSQYGTWSEQRRSGDSFVPESPSSENDAISTRKQPPNSQPSSLSSQTEPTSLADRCDFSKDQRSTSLDRSSTDIDSTDGTELPPPGDAYPDGKTTDFSFIDQTTILDSSALKNRVQLSKKRRHRAPLSHSLRRSRGLEYENRFSLTEESGSTWMFKDSTEEKKPMQQEDSDEEEKTQRSGRLSSVQAQRLPIFPGMDHSVLKAQLRKRHESESPGEPSSAQPFKSPKPQLGTPGSRILPSSVEKEERSEEKSPQWLKELKSKKRQSHYENQV
- the KIAA1671 gene encoding uncharacterized protein KIAA1671 homolog isoform X2, with product MATRVEINSTLASLTTVPDLNEIRTEDKSQRVYVSVLSDVSSKTKEPSASLMLEEKNKFGSTLRSATMPSLGSRPRLFPKPFSKDTPSDTFANVKPPITAFRSSSLIRKPSEETTSAKVSGGNVPPLVDHKAIGNESKAGSEVVTNMTYYSGHNTNTVILFETAGTEQSKVSLAQGKRAADDRRVLSTMQTKEPQCNVKQEKPSQPSPETSRSPEGSLHRQISLSSSLRPVSWNSLKAGEKKDATEDHPAEKNNTDANNMNSKVDFSLDVQQKPKPRPVSAAFLESLRDQKHRTVEASEEKSPTEKSWVRKPRPLSMDLTAKFELKDLATSKKTCSSHESKESVSVTSFTDVGSHGQSETGPKTEEMEFNKGSSSKTNLKCSSQEIGILNKGKHTWEAKQKSESEQTETKPSIVTNLHSSERAFESTGESRTNREGKRLDQKETCVFVSCESPAASSEKENSIVRGSVKKHISLFTSENPNPSGDTETLPSAAERENKCMNIQQRIKELTTESTDAKPGSLRRSLQSRPLSADLTKMFSSPTSSTSEAKPEKAAEVRNSSGSETQEHQKTTLAHSGDATEAHAAGNPWKSRQVLKITNRTDQTETKGSFPGDSQRFSQQSENPVSFTSSFEKRLKPTNATEKTCIKTVRATMFDHNVQRHNVADDLPATASPLKMSGELEAKPDVVTLGHTRRSWVGEAFPSKSAARDPNDFFSSECTLSERKKDLDKTETDAVLIAEKTPYSTNRSKCSGINEKTSKLHAEIKTDRSEDSSTDETGRSNLVKCSSEKRSFRQGGIDYEFGPSFGHEVISTSVKKQQVHSSSVLLSGQLCKSSSSLHPDVKEESRAFALGRSLDSNCKDQAFGLRSKAPENREKIRVIDPEEKVRRTKSSISDLKTSERWRRKTLPHDSVKAEEISWLTPENTKRLSWTDSLQLEENSLKKRNIKERMEGNEANQTAPGSSDEHLKSQSSAFEPKATYFAVTYQIPSIKKEKSFVGTASTISSKISSSSEGGAVNLGPDFSGRSKPDKSITSTDCREESREVYIKKDWVKGEDKDNASSKNIASGSFHVSGKDNQKCYEKGLDQSKEKIIDVDAFLLKQERENAAQSDLKGSRGKVSSYHEPRSSLHFAQLHKDGEAVTQKSSESSYGVSGRKAEDAYRPQVLDIDALMAEYKEESVKGSSIQDKVSEEHSLFGRNKSKNKRNVSDRVTSSYTWKEWKGSDHHAVSNKQGECAEEYHRPEKLVPTEKSKEKLDSHGPEADKQKSKDRKLFSPSWENPSCLFPDKFANSPVEFTAKKTFIIDDDQDMNLTSRNQSSQVVVDKVQPVHAIGVDQKLEVNFASRLSIKANDGLLQKKVVTKEQFSEVTLEGDWSKNVARSSVTRDRDDASKVTCANDSSNVKSKTKDWKSYTSGLGSAPPDLRRSYSEKSRPGKDGLALLHEARGRKDLYRSRQSFPPESVDNGWKTKVSSQSESIFHEDKKAPRKEWTKQSSEKTDGREFSFVSTQRRSHSFFYKDRRAESITDQLKQCFTRQPPEAKDTDTLVQEPDSQYGTWSEQRRSGDSFVPESPSSENDAISTRKQPPNSQPSSLSSQTEPTSLADRCDFSKDQRSTSLDRSSTDIDSTDGTELPPPGDAYPDGKTTDFSFIDQTTILDSSALKNRVQLSKKRRHRAPLSHSLRRSRGLEYENRFSLTEESGSTWMFKDSTEEKKPMQQEDSDEEEKTQRSGRLSSVQAQRLPIFPGMDHSVLKAQLRKRHESESPGEPSSAQPFKSPKPQLGTPGSRILPSSVEKEER